From Butyricimonas paravirosa, one genomic window encodes:
- a CDS encoding thioredoxin family protein: MKGFVLLLGCIFGFMYVSAQTIFRDLTFEEALNQAGVEGKCVLVDCYTSWCGPCKMMAEKILPLQEVGEYINGKFICVKFDMEKSEGLNIQQRYKVSSYPTFLILTSDGGVKARIVGAALDGKEFIKKIDASFTDNSVVNFEGEYLAGNRKMDFLLKYIKVLMDSGNAGKARDIALDVMTSLEDWQKCMEPYWFIYEDYQLSPVGSGNLTYFLKHVEQFRQGVGVEKVDKKLGSLFALPLESILRGANKNITLKEVDKLKSTLDTYNLTGQDYLYGYVDLIKGIMTGDTGMALKAYKRAFPFVPDEKIASLYFMPIMYFKEKWTGEQKKELIVLTDQLIQQVKMWELKASLSEMKADVLMK; encoded by the coding sequence ATGAAAGGGTTCGTATTGTTATTGGGGTGTATATTTGGGTTTATGTATGTTTCTGCCCAGACTATTTTTCGTGACTTGACGTTTGAAGAGGCTTTAAATCAAGCAGGTGTTGAAGGTAAATGTGTTTTGGTGGATTGCTATACTTCATGGTGTGGACCATGTAAAATGATGGCGGAAAAGATATTGCCATTACAAGAAGTAGGGGAATATATAAACGGGAAGTTTATATGTGTGAAATTTGATATGGAAAAAAGTGAAGGCCTTAATATTCAACAGCGATACAAGGTATCCTCTTATCCGACTTTTTTGATACTAACGTCAGATGGAGGGGTAAAGGCTAGGATTGTAGGAGCGGCTTTGGATGGGAAGGAATTTATTAAGAAAATAGATGCAAGCTTTACCGATAATTCTGTAGTAAATTTTGAAGGAGAATATTTGGCGGGGAATCGTAAAATGGATTTTTTGTTGAAGTATATCAAGGTGTTAATGGATTCTGGGAATGCGGGAAAAGCAAGGGATATAGCATTGGACGTAATGACATCTTTGGAAGATTGGCAGAAGTGTATGGAACCGTACTGGTTTATTTATGAAGATTATCAATTATCGCCTGTAGGCTCCGGGAATTTGACTTATTTCTTGAAACATGTGGAGCAATTCCGTCAAGGAGTTGGTGTTGAGAAGGTAGATAAAAAACTTGGATCGTTGTTTGCTCTTCCACTGGAAAGTATCCTGCGGGGGGCGAATAAGAATATAACATTGAAAGAGGTGGATAAGCTGAAATCTACTTTGGATACCTATAATCTAACAGGGCAGGATTACTTGTATGGCTATGTCGATTTGATCAAGGGGATAATGACGGGAGATACAGGGATGGCGCTAAAAGCCTATAAGAGGGCATTCCCGTTTGTGCCGGATGAAAAGATCGCATCTTTGTATTTTATGCCAATCATGTATTTCAAGGAAAAGTGGACCGGGGAGCAGAAGAAGGAATTGATTGTTTTAACAGATCAGTTGATTCAACAGGTGAAAATGTGGGAATTGAAGGCCTCTTTGAGTGAGATGAAAGCAGATGTATTGATGAAATGA
- a CDS encoding thioredoxin family protein → MKKIILLLSCIFVMTSMFAQTSFQELTLEKALEQAKVENKYVFVDCYTSWCGPCKMMAEKILPLKEVGEYMNGKFVCVKFDMEKGEGRAIQQKYRVSAYPTFLILDTDGNLVHAVVGGMATGDEFLAKVKIAFDENSAGKLGVEYENGNRNMDFLMRYIKALVQSCDLEKARKIAQDVLVALDEEEKCSEPYWFIYENLDLSPVGSGNMMYLLKHVEQFRKGVGVEKVDSVLGNLFAIQLEDILRGRNKNATLADVEAAGKLLDTYKLTGQQYLYDYIALIKAIKEENTDETLRLCKDIFPKMPDEKIAYLYFSPLTMLQYKWNNKQKKELVAFTKQLIDQVEMSQLKHSLKNFADFGIPHLGEN, encoded by the coding sequence ATGAAGAAAATAATATTATTGTTAAGTTGCATATTTGTGATGACATCCATGTTTGCGCAGACGAGTTTTCAAGAGCTTACGCTTGAAAAAGCATTAGAGCAGGCCAAAGTGGAAAATAAGTATGTGTTTGTAGATTGTTATACTTCTTGGTGTGGGCCGTGTAAGATGATGGCAGAGAAGATTTTACCATTGAAAGAAGTTGGAGAATACATGAACGGGAAATTTGTTTGTGTAAAGTTCGATATGGAGAAAGGAGAAGGACGGGCGATCCAGCAAAAATACAGAGTATCAGCTTATCCAACTTTTTTAATTTTAGATACAGATGGGAATTTGGTACATGCAGTGGTTGGGGGTATGGCAACAGGAGACGAATTCTTGGCAAAAGTTAAAATCGCTTTTGATGAAAATTCAGCCGGGAAGTTAGGTGTGGAGTACGAAAATGGGAATCGGAATATGGATTTCCTGATGAGGTATATCAAAGCACTCGTGCAGTCTTGTGATTTAGAGAAAGCACGGAAAATCGCTCAAGATGTGTTAGTTGCGCTGGATGAAGAGGAAAAATGTTCTGAGCCGTATTGGTTTATCTATGAAAATTTGGATTTGTCCCCGGTTGGTTCCGGTAATATGATGTATTTGTTGAAACACGTGGAGCAGTTCAGAAAAGGCGTGGGGGTAGAGAAAGTAGATTCTGTTTTGGGAAATTTGTTTGCCATCCAGTTGGAAGATATTCTTCGGGGACGGAATAAAAATGCAACTCTGGCAGATGTGGAAGCCGCAGGAAAGTTGCTAGATACTTATAAATTGACAGGGCAACAGTATTTGTATGACTATATAGCTTTGATTAAGGCAATAAAGGAGGAAAATACTGATGAGACTCTTCGATTGTGCAAGGATATATTCCCAAAAATGCCAGATGAAAAAATTGCTTATTTATATTTTAGTCCTCTCACGATGTTGCAATACAAGTGGAATAATAAACAAAAAAAAGAATTGGTTGCTTTTACAAAACAATTAATAGATCAGGTCGAGATGTCGCAATTGAAACATTCTCTGAAAAATTTTGCTGATTTTGGAATACCTCATTTAGGAGAAAATTAA
- a CDS encoding DUF4843 domain-containing protein: MKRLFIIVFLFCLGVASCHYEKPEFYEEGDYIQFYYSNLINKDTNDRKTAPLNYPYVNSNRLRDTAWFRLQAVGMPAKKDRIVRFEPYINKADSNYITAVPGVNYVAFDDPEIQRHMIIPADSVYMNIPVVILYDAETKGSVALNFQLVPTNDFELGELTLRKGRYSYSNY, encoded by the coding sequence ATGAAAAGGTTATTTATTATTGTATTCCTATTTTGTTTAGGAGTAGCTTCTTGTCATTATGAGAAACCGGAGTTTTATGAGGAAGGTGATTATATCCAATTTTATTATAGTAATTTGATAAATAAAGATACTAACGATCGAAAAACTGCTCCGTTGAATTATCCTTATGTGAATTCAAATCGCTTGCGGGATACGGCTTGGTTTAGATTACAAGCGGTTGGGATGCCGGCCAAAAAAGATCGGATAGTACGTTTTGAACCATACATTAATAAGGCGGATAGTAATTATATTACTGCAGTTCCGGGGGTGAATTATGTCGCTTTTGATGATCCGGAAATTCAAAGACATATGATTATTCCTGCGGATTCTGTTTATATGAATATACCTGTGGTGATTCTGTATGATGCGGAAACTAAAGGAAGTGTTGCGTTGAATTTTCAATTAGTGCCAACTAATGATTTTGAATTAGGAGAGTTGACTTTGAGAAAAGGACGTTATTCATATTCTAATTATTAA
- a CDS encoding RagB/SusD family nutrient uptake outer membrane protein encodes MRKKIYSLSIALLLGCSACNDWLTVQPATSILAEDLYATNDGIKQALNGTYLNMRGVLYNPAGYMGGGGMTESLACSWTVSEGNREYDLSNHDYDSDLVESSLSSSFQGFYKIVVTMNDLIQGVELNKKKISDDVYNIGVGEAHALRALAHFDLIRLWGPVPSKVDVNRTYLPYVTVNSANRYEYVTYEKYMTLLFEDLKRAEELLGKSDVVLKMSFEDTETTSSVWPYRKSRMNYYGVLGLLARVHLWYGNIEEALRYARLVKDATNPDGSKKFRLTNEVDDFPDNSWVDGTCYSEHICGTKCDTYDYGKGGWQSGRAMIVNVNPTFVQTLFDGNTSDFRYKKLWTYERTGLMIYGYVLRKYRCFYTGTKAAQNFPIIRLSEMYLMIMEKAPLTEANEVYKEFCTARGLEYVPLTEIDRQGRVYKEWIRELIGEGQNFFTYKRLNVRNMIFGISECSEEQYILPIPEKEYLGE; translated from the coding sequence ATGAGAAAAAAAATATATAGTTTGAGTATAGCATTATTGTTAGGATGTAGTGCTTGCAATGATTGGTTGACGGTACAACCGGCGACGTCAATATTGGCAGAAGACTTGTATGCTACAAATGACGGGATAAAACAAGCGTTAAATGGGACATATCTGAATATGCGGGGGGTATTATATAATCCGGCCGGTTATATGGGAGGAGGAGGTATGACGGAATCATTAGCGTGTTCATGGACTGTAAGTGAAGGTAATCGAGAGTATGATTTAAGTAATCATGATTACGATTCTGATTTGGTGGAAAGTTCTTTAAGTAGTTCTTTCCAAGGTTTTTATAAGATTGTAGTTACCATGAATGATTTGATTCAAGGGGTTGAATTGAATAAGAAAAAAATTTCTGATGACGTTTATAATATTGGGGTGGGGGAAGCTCATGCTCTCCGTGCATTGGCTCATTTTGATTTGATTCGTTTGTGGGGACCCGTTCCTTCAAAGGTTGATGTTAACAGAACTTATTTGCCTTATGTTACCGTAAATTCTGCTAATAGGTATGAGTATGTTACATATGAAAAATATATGACATTATTATTCGAGGACTTGAAACGGGCTGAGGAATTATTAGGAAAGTCGGATGTGGTGTTGAAAATGTCTTTTGAAGATACAGAAACGACCAGTAGTGTGTGGCCTTATCGGAAAAGCCGGATGAATTATTATGGTGTGTTAGGATTACTGGCAAGGGTTCATTTGTGGTACGGGAATATTGAAGAAGCATTGAGGTATGCTCGACTAGTGAAAGATGCGACAAACCCGGATGGTTCTAAAAAGTTTCGTTTAACAAATGAGGTTGATGATTTTCCGGATAATTCGTGGGTGGATGGAACTTGTTATAGTGAACATATTTGTGGCACCAAATGTGATACTTATGATTATGGTAAAGGTGGTTGGCAGTCAGGACGGGCGATGATTGTAAATGTCAATCCGACTTTTGTACAGACTTTATTTGATGGAAATACGTCTGATTTCCGTTATAAAAAGTTGTGGACTTATGAGAGAACTGGATTAATGATTTATGGATATGTTTTAAGAAAATACAGATGTTTTTATACTGGGACAAAAGCTGCACAAAATTTTCCAATTATTCGTTTGTCAGAAATGTATTTGATGATTATGGAGAAGGCTCCTTTGACGGAAGCGAATGAAGTTTATAAAGAATTTTGTACAGCTCGTGGTCTTGAATATGTACCTTTAACAGAAATAGATCGTCAGGGGCGAGTGTATAAAGAATGGATTCGAGAGTTAATAGGAGAGGGGCAGAATTTCTTTACATATAAACGGTTAAATGTAAGAAATATGATTTTTGGAATAAGTGAGTGTAGCGAGGAGCAATATATATTGCCTATTCCGGAAAAAGAATATTTAGGTGAATAA
- a CDS encoding SusC/RagA family TonB-linked outer membrane protein, translated as MLLFVSTLQLSAGVYSQEARVSLHLENASFEEVVKVLERTTDYTFLFRDNQVAGIRNLNLAYTDVDIKVVLDACLKGTRLTYRLVDNTIVIQHVVVASVDTLSKFTVKGIVKDKKGELLPGVTIRVKGTTLGFVTNVKGEFDIDLPKRDNLMLIFSFVGYKRQEVPVKNDNKSLAIVLEEDLQTVDEVVVTGIFNKPKESFTGAVTAVSKEEIKAKYSRNLLQTLSNIDPSFRIIQNNDAGSDPNHLPEIQLRGASTLSSVEDLQNANRATLNYPLFIMDGFEVDLERVMDLNENEVENITILKDASATSLYGSRGANGVVVITTTRPAAGKLRISYNGQIKIESPDLSSYNLATAAEKLEFEHKNGVWDLYEDTYQELKNAVDKGENYDWMSVPVRTGIGQTHRLNFMGGADDWRFRFDLSYDSTVGVMKGSDRNNVNGTLEVDYMTEKWMVMQSFSLGVNTSKNSVYGNFSDYVQMNRYWNPYDENGDPVTYYYHPLNQDPIDNPLYDWRVGCWNDSKYTSLRSNTSIRYTICPGFQVVGSVGLSRKISRKDSFIPPSHKWYADKELKQKGRYDRRDKTADVWQTALTVNYTNTFNEKHMLTVNLNGEMQEDLEDEVSWAATGFLTDKIDNIGMSLGYPDAWGTSGEETTMRRISLRGSVNYYYDMRYFLDISYSTDGSSSFGSESRWGSFWSFGGGWNIYNERFIKENVGWISDLRVRYSYGVSGNMGFSPADAMTVYRQNVNETYLSGVGVEMERFANPYLQWQNTYQHNVGFDMGFFSNRIAFQFNYYNKLTDNAVQDIFLPISHGFENFKGNIGKIRNEGYEFNVTLYPIRNTVKNINWSITGRFNRQVNTIVQLSEGFKEKVKYSSKTMSGASEYYRYIEGHSMDAIYGLRSVGVDPSTGYRMFLDKNNNITFRQSSEDLVWLGDRQPKLNGNISTSFSYKGLSLNVGFGVKWGGYQVNFTELTKGENLSLLYNVDKRALSQGWEKPGDVSRYKLYQVTSDASRQYTYPNSMFVHKDNVFSCTNINVSYLIPRKWCQKLGMESLSVSAYLSDIFYLSTIKRERGIDYPFSINPNFSISCSF; from the coding sequence TTGCTTTTATTCGTATCAACGTTGCAGCTATCGGCAGGTGTGTATAGTCAAGAGGCAAGGGTCTCCCTTCATTTGGAGAATGCTTCATTTGAAGAGGTTGTAAAAGTTTTGGAAAGGACGACTGATTACACGTTCTTATTTCGTGATAATCAGGTTGCTGGTATTCGAAATTTGAATCTAGCATATACAGATGTTGATATTAAAGTTGTGTTAGATGCGTGTTTAAAAGGTACTAGGCTCACTTATAGATTAGTTGATAATACAATTGTTATTCAGCATGTTGTGGTAGCGAGTGTCGATACGCTTTCTAAATTTACGGTGAAAGGAATTGTGAAGGATAAGAAGGGAGAATTACTTCCTGGGGTGACTATTCGGGTAAAAGGAACAACTTTAGGATTTGTAACTAATGTAAAAGGGGAATTTGATATTGATTTGCCTAAACGGGATAATTTGATGTTGATTTTTTCTTTCGTAGGGTATAAACGGCAAGAGGTTCCGGTGAAAAATGATAACAAGTCTCTTGCGATCGTGTTGGAGGAAGACTTACAGACGGTAGACGAGGTGGTGGTGACAGGTATTTTTAATAAACCGAAAGAGAGTTTCACGGGAGCGGTAACTGCTGTTTCAAAAGAAGAAATAAAAGCAAAATATTCTCGTAATCTTTTGCAGACATTGTCAAACATTGATCCTAGTTTTCGAATTATTCAAAATAATGATGCTGGCTCTGATCCGAATCATTTACCTGAAATTCAGTTGCGTGGGGCTTCAACCTTATCAAGTGTGGAAGATTTGCAGAATGCTAATCGGGCTACATTGAATTACCCGTTGTTTATAATGGATGGGTTTGAGGTCGATTTGGAACGCGTGATGGATTTGAACGAGAATGAAGTAGAAAATATCACGATTTTGAAGGATGCAAGTGCAACATCTTTATATGGATCTAGGGGTGCTAATGGTGTGGTGGTGATTACGACAACTCGTCCAGCAGCTGGTAAATTGCGAATTTCTTATAATGGGCAAATAAAAATAGAGAGTCCGGATTTGAGTTCTTATAATTTAGCAACGGCTGCAGAAAAACTGGAATTTGAGCATAAGAATGGGGTATGGGATTTATATGAAGATACCTATCAAGAATTAAAAAATGCTGTTGACAAGGGGGAAAATTATGATTGGATGTCGGTACCAGTTCGTACGGGAATAGGGCAAACTCATCGTTTGAATTTTATGGGGGGGGCGGATGATTGGCGTTTTCGTTTTGATTTGTCATACGATTCAACCGTGGGGGTTATGAAAGGATCTGACCGTAATAATGTCAATGGAACGTTAGAGGTGGATTATATGACAGAAAAATGGATGGTGATGCAATCGTTTTCTCTTGGAGTGAATACATCTAAAAATAGTGTTTATGGTAATTTTTCGGATTATGTGCAAATGAATCGGTATTGGAACCCTTACGATGAAAATGGTGATCCTGTAACTTATTATTATCATCCGTTAAATCAAGATCCTATAGATAACCCTTTGTATGATTGGAGGGTTGGATGTTGGAATGATTCCAAGTATACTTCTTTACGGAGTAATACCTCGATTCGTTACACGATTTGTCCGGGTTTTCAAGTGGTTGGTTCCGTGGGATTAAGTAGGAAAATTTCTCGTAAAGATAGTTTTATACCTCCTTCGCATAAATGGTATGCAGATAAAGAATTAAAGCAGAAAGGACGTTATGATCGAAGAGATAAGACTGCGGATGTATGGCAAACAGCTTTAACAGTGAATTATACAAACACCTTCAACGAAAAACATATGTTGACCGTAAATCTGAATGGAGAGATGCAGGAAGATTTAGAAGATGAAGTAAGCTGGGCTGCCACAGGATTTCTTACGGATAAAATAGATAATATAGGAATGTCTTTAGGATATCCGGATGCTTGGGGTACAAGTGGTGAAGAGACTACCATGCGTAGAATATCTTTACGTGGTTCCGTGAATTATTATTATGATATGCGTTACTTTTTAGATATTTCGTATAGTACGGATGGTTCTTCATCTTTTGGGTCGGAAAGTCGTTGGGGATCTTTTTGGTCATTCGGGGGAGGATGGAACATATATAATGAGCGTTTTATCAAGGAAAACGTGGGGTGGATTAGTGACTTGAGAGTACGTTACTCTTATGGCGTATCTGGAAATATGGGATTTAGTCCGGCAGATGCTATGACGGTGTATAGGCAAAATGTGAACGAAACTTATTTATCCGGTGTAGGGGTTGAGATGGAACGGTTTGCTAACCCATATTTACAATGGCAGAATACGTATCAGCACAATGTCGGTTTTGATATGGGTTTCTTTAGTAATCGCATTGCATTCCAGTTTAATTATTATAATAAGTTGACGGATAACGCCGTGCAAGATATATTCTTACCGATTTCTCATGGATTTGAGAATTTTAAAGGGAATATCGGGAAGATACGGAATGAAGGATACGAGTTTAATGTTACGCTTTATCCTATTCGTAATACCGTGAAAAATATAAACTGGAGTATTACGGGACGATTTAATCGCCAGGTAAACACGATCGTCCAATTATCGGAAGGTTTTAAAGAGAAGGTTAAATATAGTTCGAAAACCATGAGTGGGGCAAGTGAATATTATCGTTACATTGAAGGACATTCTATGGATGCCATTTACGGATTACGTTCTGTTGGAGTCGATCCGTCAACAGGTTATCGAATGTTTTTGGATAAGAACAATAATATAACTTTCAGACAAAGTTCAGAAGATCTTGTTTGGTTGGGAGACCGTCAACCTAAACTTAATGGGAATATCAGTACTTCATTTTCTTATAAGGGTCTCTCGCTTAATGTCGGATTTGGCGTGAAGTGGGGAGGGTATCAGGTTAATTTTACAGAATTGACTAAGGGAGAGAACTTGAGTTTGTTGTATAATGTGGATAAACGAGCATTGTCTCAAGGTTGGGAGAAACCGGGAGATGTATCTCGATATAAACTTTATCAAGTTACATCAGATGCTTCGAGACAGTATACGTATCCCAATAGTATGTTTGTACATAAGGATAACGTGTTTAGTTGTACAAATATAAATGTTTCTTATCTAATACCTCGGAAATGGTGTCAAAAGTTGGGGATGGAATCCTTGTCGGTGAGTGCCTATTTAAGTGATATATTTTATTTATCAACAATCAAGCGGGAGAGGGGAATAGATTATCCATTTTCAATTAACCCGAATTTTTCAATTTCTTGTTCATTCTAA
- a CDS encoding IS1595-like element ISBbi1 family transposase gives MNIFSFTAHFGSEEDCRLHFKEQRDKEGVVCKRCGGTSHYWLQGKWSYECKGCRFRTSLRSGTIMESSKLPFLVWYKTMFLMSCTKKGFSTNELQKQLGLKRYEPVWAMVHKLRRAMGNRDARYTLEGMIELDEGYFSVASKEIERGKGTRGRGAEGKQNVAVMAESTPLEDIETGKKEKHVRYFKARVLDSHQSEGINGVVRDCMEDDAIVFSDKSTSYVDISDLVELHVTEKSDAKTTKETLKWVHIAISNAKRTLLGNYHKIKRKYLQLYLNEFIYKLNRRYFGDKLFDRLVIANITGA, from the coding sequence ATGAACATATTCAGTTTTACGGCTCATTTCGGTTCGGAGGAAGATTGTCGTTTGCATTTCAAGGAGCAGCGTGATAAGGAAGGGGTTGTCTGCAAGCGATGCGGGGGCACTTCCCATTATTGGTTACAGGGTAAATGGAGTTATGAATGCAAAGGTTGCCGTTTCCGCACCTCGTTGCGCAGCGGTACGATCATGGAGAGCTCCAAGCTGCCGTTTCTGGTGTGGTACAAAACGATGTTCCTGATGAGTTGCACAAAAAAGGGATTCTCCACCAACGAACTCCAGAAGCAATTAGGATTGAAGCGTTACGAACCGGTATGGGCGATGGTACACAAACTCCGCAGGGCGATGGGCAACCGGGATGCAAGGTATACACTGGAAGGGATGATAGAACTGGATGAGGGTTACTTTTCGGTGGCCAGTAAGGAAATCGAGCGAGGCAAGGGTACACGTGGCCGGGGAGCCGAGGGAAAGCAGAACGTTGCGGTGATGGCCGAAAGCACCCCGTTGGAAGATATCGAAACGGGCAAAAAGGAGAAGCATGTGCGTTATTTCAAGGCCAGGGTACTGGATAGCCATCAAAGTGAAGGAATCAACGGCGTGGTCAGGGACTGCATGGAGGATGATGCCATCGTATTTTCGGACAAAAGCACTTCTTACGTTGACATCTCCGATCTGGTGGAATTGCACGTCACCGAGAAATCAGACGCCAAAACCACCAAGGAAACACTCAAATGGGTGCATATCGCAATCAGTAATGCAAAACGGACATTGCTGGGCAACTACCATAAAATCAAAAGGAAATACTTACAGTTGTATCTCAACGAGTTTATTTACAAATTAAACAGACGGTATTTTGGAGACAAACTCTTTGACAGACTAGTAATTGCGAATATAACAGGTGCATAA
- a CDS encoding exonuclease domain-containing protein, translating into MEVSGINPETNNEFLFYNFIENTPNYILEPWLKKAKQVGYKVKPQYEQAILQKLKFNQFKNPHTFPEYFENKFDFIAIDFETANNSRLSACAIGLCFVKNDTIVYSTKHYINPPKSEKFLKTHTSIHGISYEDVEFSLNFQELWEDELSKYLSSNLLIFHNASMDLSVLKNLSDSPQTHLIFLVY; encoded by the coding sequence ATGGAAGTTTCGGGAATAAATCCTGAAACAAACAATGAATTTCTATTCTATAATTTTATCGAAAATACACCAAACTATATTCTTGAACCTTGGCTAAAAAAAGCAAAACAAGTTGGTTATAAAGTAAAACCTCAATACGAACAAGCGATTTTGCAAAAATTGAAATTCAATCAATTTAAAAATCCTCATACATTCCCTGAGTACTTTGAAAATAAATTTGATTTTATTGCTATTGACTTTGAGACAGCAAATAACAGTAGATTAAGTGCTTGTGCAATCGGATTATGCTTCGTGAAAAATGACACAATAGTTTATTCGACAAAACACTATATAAATCCACCAAAATCAGAAAAGTTTTTAAAAACTCATACTTCAATACACGGAATTTCATATGAAGATGTAGAATTTTCCCTTAATTTTCAAGAATTATGGGAAGACGAACTTTCTAAATATCTTTCATCTAATTTATTAATTTTTCATAATGCGAGTATGGACTTGAGTGTTTTGAAAAATCTATCTGATTCTCCGCAAACACACCTAATATTTTTAGTATATTAG
- a CDS encoding tetracycline-inactivating monooxygenase Tet(X2), with protein sequence MTMRIDTDKQMNLLSDKNVAIIGGGPVGLTMAKLLQQNGIDVSVYERDNDREARIFGGTLDLHKGSGQEAMKKAGLLQTYYDLALPMGVNIADEKGNILSTKNVKPENRFDNPEINRNDLRAILLNSLENDTVIWDRKLVMLEPGKKKWTLTFENKPSETADLVILANGGMSKVRKFVTDTEVEETGTFNIQADIHQPEINCPGFFQLCNGNRLMASHQGNLLFANPNNNGALHFGISFKTPDEWKNQTQVDFQNRNSVVDFLLKEFSDWDERYKELIHTTLSFVGLATRIFPLEKPWKSKRPLPITMIGDAAHLMPPFAGQGVNSGLVDALILSDNLADGKFNSIEEAVKNYEQQMFIYGKEAQEESTQNEIEMFKPDFTFQQLLNV encoded by the coding sequence ATGACAATGCGAATAGATACAGACAAACAAATGAATTTACTTAGTGATAAGAACGTTGCAATAATTGGTGGTGGACCCGTTGGACTGACTATGGCAAAATTATTACAGCAAAACGGCATAGACGTTTCAGTTTACGAAAGAGACAACGACCGAGAGGCAAGAATTTTTGGTGGAACCCTTGACCTACACAAAGGTTCAGGTCAGGAAGCAATGAAAAAAGCGGGATTGTTACAAACTTATTATGACTTAGCCTTACCAATGGGTGTAAATATTGCTGATGAAAAAGGCAATATTTTATCCACAAAAAATGTAAAGCCCGAAAATCGATTTGACAATCCTGAAATAAACAGAAATGACTTAAGGGCTATCTTGTTGAATAGTTTAGAAAACGACACGGTTATTTGGGATAGAAAACTTGTTATGCTTGAACCTGGTAAGAAGAAGTGGACACTAACTTTTGAGAATAAACCGAGTGAAACAGCAGATTTGGTTATTCTTGCCAATGGCGGGATGTCCAAGGTAAGAAAATTTGTTACCGACACGGAAGTTGAAGAAACAGGTACTTTCAATATACAAGCCGATATTCATCAACCAGAGATAAACTGTCCTGGATTTTTTCAGCTATGCAATGGAAACCGGCTAATGGCATCTCACCAAGGTAATTTATTATTTGCTAACCCCAATAATAATGGTGCATTGCATTTTGGAATAAGTTTTAAAACACCTGATGAATGGAAAAACCAAACGCAGGTAGATTTTCAAAACAGAAATAGTGTCGTTGATTTTCTTCTGAAAGAATTTTCCGATTGGGACGAACGCTACAAAGAATTGATTCATACGACGTTGTCATTTGTAGGATTGGCTACACGGATATTTCCTTTAGAAAAGCCTTGGAAAAGCAAGCGCCCATTACCCATAACAATGATTGGGGATGCCGCACATTTGATGCCGCCTTTTGCAGGGCAGGGAGTAAATAGTGGGTTGGTGGATGCCTTGATATTGTCTGATAATCTAGCCGATGGAAAATTTAATAGCATTGAAGAGGCTGTTAAAAATTATGAACAGCAAATGTTTATCTATGGCAAAGAAGCACAAGAAGAATCAACTCAAAACGAAATTGAAATGTTTAAACCCGACTTTACGTTTCAGCAATTGTTAAATGTATAA